The Pseudomonas sp. TH06 genome has a window encoding:
- a CDS encoding malto-oligosyltrehalose synthase produces the protein MNQSLIQPLRATLRLQFHKGFTLEHAVPLVPYFARLGISHIYASPLLAARAGSMHGYDVVDPTQVNPELGGEAALRRLVSTLREHGMGLILDIVSNHMAVGGSDNPWWLDLLEWGRLSPYGEFFDIQWHSPDPLMEGQLLLPFLGSDYGVALQEGTLKLHFNAQRGSFHVEHYDHHFPICPNDYGELLKADDALKSLADRFSALSYQSDAHSLADPLKEELRQLASEPSIREAIQRNLATYDSTTEEGFHKLHQLLERQSYRLASWRTAADDINWRRFFDINELGGLRVERPAVFEATHGKIFQLIAEGLVDGLRIDHIDGLADPRGYCRKLRRRVDLLAPGRHLPIYIEKILGAGETPRRDWAVDGTTGYEFMNQLSLLQHDPAGEYVLGDLWQRRTERPAAFIEEARLARQQILNGSLASDCESVAQALLQVARDDLMTRDLTLGAIRRALQALIVHFPVYRTYISAMGRSAQDEGFFQQAMDGARQTLGEGDWPVLDCLAAWLGGTPWRHKPRGRSRKILKHACVRFQQLTSPAAAKAVEDTALYRSAVLLSRNDVGYNTEQFSAPLSDFHAVNQQRLEAFPDNLLATATHDHKRGEDTRARLAVLSERSHWYAEQIELWRALARPVRSDEQMPSTGDELILYQALIGSWPLDLRDDDHSGFSDYAERIWQWQQKALREAKLQSSWSAPNDAYENATQAFTQRLLTGEEGELLRAALSKTVNSIAAAGALNGLAQTLLRMTVPGVPDLYQGNEFWDFSLVDPDNRRPVDYAAREQTLQASVPVEEFLTNWRDGRIKQALIAEVLNLRAEHAELFRRGAYQALEVLGSQAHNVLAFARELEGKYAIVIVPVRCATLLENSARPQVDALRWGDTRVVLPFAASDTNLKGLFSSHAVTKNRELNISDALGDVPVNLFIQHLT, from the coding sequence ATGAATCAATCGCTCATCCAACCGTTGCGCGCCACCCTGCGTCTGCAATTTCATAAAGGTTTCACCCTCGAACACGCGGTGCCACTGGTGCCGTACTTTGCCCGGCTCGGCATCAGCCACATTTACGCCTCGCCATTGCTCGCCGCGCGCGCCGGTTCGATGCACGGCTACGACGTGGTCGACCCGACGCAAGTCAACCCGGAACTCGGTGGCGAAGCGGCGCTGCGGCGCCTGGTCAGCACTCTGCGCGAACACGGCATGGGCCTGATTCTCGACATCGTCTCCAACCACATGGCGGTCGGCGGCAGCGACAATCCGTGGTGGCTCGACCTGCTGGAATGGGGACGCTTGAGTCCCTACGGCGAGTTTTTCGACATTCAATGGCATTCGCCGGACCCGTTGATGGAAGGCCAGTTGCTGCTGCCGTTCCTTGGCAGTGATTACGGCGTGGCGTTGCAGGAAGGCACGCTGAAACTGCATTTCAATGCACAGCGCGGCAGCTTTCATGTCGAGCATTACGACCATCACTTCCCGATCTGTCCGAACGATTACGGTGAACTACTCAAGGCCGACGATGCATTGAAGTCATTGGCCGATCGTTTCAGTGCGCTCAGCTACCAGAGCGATGCCCATTCGCTGGCCGACCCGTTGAAAGAAGAGCTGCGGCAACTGGCAAGCGAGCCGTCGATTCGCGAGGCCATCCAGCGCAATCTCGCGACCTACGATTCCACCACCGAAGAAGGTTTCCACAAGCTTCATCAATTACTCGAACGGCAGAGTTACCGCCTCGCCAGTTGGCGCACTGCAGCCGACGACATCAACTGGCGGCGTTTCTTCGATATCAACGAACTCGGTGGACTGCGCGTTGAGCGCCCGGCGGTGTTCGAAGCGACCCACGGCAAAATCTTCCAGTTGATCGCCGAAGGCCTGGTCGACGGCTTGCGCATTGACCACATCGATGGCCTCGCCGATCCACGCGGGTATTGTCGAAAACTGCGCCGCCGGGTCGATCTGCTTGCGCCGGGGCGGCATCTGCCGATCTACATCGAGAAGATCCTCGGCGCCGGCGAAACGCCGCGCCGCGACTGGGCAGTGGACGGCACCACCGGTTACGAGTTCATGAATCAGCTGTCGCTGCTGCAACACGATCCGGCCGGCGAATACGTGCTCGGTGACTTGTGGCAGCGGCGCACCGAACGGCCCGCCGCGTTTATCGAGGAAGCGCGACTGGCGCGTCAGCAGATCCTCAACGGTTCGCTGGCCAGCGATTGCGAATCTGTCGCGCAAGCCTTGCTGCAAGTGGCCCGTGACGACCTGATGACCCGCGACCTGACCCTCGGTGCGATCCGCCGTGCGTTGCAGGCGTTGATCGTGCATTTCCCGGTGTATCGCACATACATCAGCGCGATGGGCCGTTCGGCGCAGGACGAAGGATTTTTCCAGCAGGCCATGGACGGTGCGCGACAGACCCTCGGCGAAGGCGACTGGCCGGTGCTCGACTGTCTGGCAGCCTGGCTGGGTGGCACGCCGTGGCGACACAAGCCCCGTGGCCGTTCGCGGAAAATCCTCAAACATGCGTGCGTGCGTTTCCAGCAACTGACGTCGCCGGCCGCCGCCAAAGCCGTGGAAGACACCGCGCTGTATCGCTCCGCCGTGCTGCTGTCGCGCAATGACGTCGGCTACAACACCGAGCAGTTCAGTGCGCCGCTCAGCGACTTCCACGCGGTCAACCAGCAACGCCTCGAAGCGTTCCCGGACAACCTGCTGGCCACCGCCACCCACGACCACAAACGCGGCGAAGACACCCGCGCCCGTCTGGCCGTGCTCAGCGAGCGCAGCCACTGGTACGCCGAGCAGATCGAACTGTGGCGCGCCCTCGCCCGGCCGGTGCGCAGTGACGAGCAGATGCCGTCAACCGGCGACGAGCTGATTTTGTATCAGGCCCTGATCGGCAGTTGGCCGCTGGACTTGCGCGATGACGATCACAGCGGCTTTAGCGATTACGCCGAGCGGATCTGGCAGTGGCAACAGAAAGCCCTGCGCGAAGCCAAGCTACAAAGCAGTTGGAGCGCGCCGAACGACGCCTACGAAAACGCCACACAAGCATTCACGCAACGACTGCTGACCGGTGAGGAAGGTGAACTGCTGCGCGCCGCACTGAGCAAGACCGTCAACAGCATCGCCGCTGCCGGCGCGCTGAATGGTTTGGCGCAAACCTTGCTGCGGATGACGGTGCCGGGGGTGCCGGATCTGTATCAGGGCAATGAATTCTGGGATTTCAGCCTGGTCGATCCGGACAACCGCCGGCCGGTGGATTACGCCGCTCGCGAGCAGACCTTGCAGGCATCCGTGCCTGTCGAGGAATTTCTGACGAACTGGCGTGACGGGCGCATCAAGCAAGCCTTGATCGCCGAGGTGCTGAACCTGCGCGCCGAGCACGCAGAACTGTTTCGTCGTGGCGCGTATCAGGCCCTCGAGGTACTGGGCAGCCAGGCGCATAACGTGCTCGCGTTTGCCCGTGAACTCGAGGGCAAGTACGCCATCGTGATCGTGCCGGTCCGTTGCGCCACCCTGCTGGAAAACAGTGCCAGGCCTCAGGTGGATGCGCTGCGTTGGGGCGATACTCGAGTGGTTTTACCGTTCGCCGCCTCCGACACAAACTTGAAGGGACTTTTTTCAAGCCACGCAGTCACAAAAAACAGGGAGCTGAATATCAGCGACGCGCTGGGGGATGTCCCGGTCAATCTCTTTATCCAACACTTAACGTAA
- a CDS encoding DUF2934 domain-containing protein, with protein MSTDDKRIREFAYQIWESEGKPEGEESRHWEMARKLAEAEALAPKKSPKAAGSKTAGKTATGKVLDGQGAAAKPKPAAKAKPSSAAKVVPPGEKPAEKKPRAPRKPSAT; from the coding sequence ATGAGCACCGACGATAAACGCATCCGCGAATTCGCCTATCAGATCTGGGAGTCAGAGGGTAAACCCGAAGGCGAGGAATCACGCCACTGGGAGATGGCGCGCAAACTGGCCGAGGCCGAAGCCCTGGCACCGAAAAAATCGCCGAAAGCGGCGGGCAGCAAAACCGCTGGCAAGACTGCCACCGGCAAAGTGCTGGATGGCCAAGGCGCGGCGGCAAAGCCCAAGCCTGCGGCCAAAGCAAAACCCTCCAGCGCCGCCAAAGTCGTTCCGCCGGGCGAAAAACCGGCCGAGAAAAAGCCCCGGGCGCCGCGCAAGCCTTCGGCGACCTGA
- the glgX gene encoding glycogen debranching protein GlgX, with the protein MTRPNKAEPVTHAEPSRIREGLPFPLGATWDGLGVNFALFSANATKVELCIFDDAGEVELERIELPEYTDEIYHGYLPDAHPGLIYGYRVYGAYDPANGHRFNHNKLLIDPYAKQLVGELKWSEALFGYTIGHPDADLSFDERDSAPFVPKCKVIDPAHTWGNDHRVSVPWDKTIIYETHVRGISMRHPSVPENVRGTFAGLMVDDVLEHIRKLGVSTVELLPIHAFVNDQHLLHKGMTNYWGYNSIAFFAPDPRYLASGKIAEFKEMVAHLHEANLEVILDVVYNHTAEGNEQGPTLSMRGIDNASYYRLMPDDKRFYINDSGTGNTLDLSHPCVLQMVTDSLRYWATEMHVDGFRFDLATILGRYHDGFDERHSFLVACRQDPVLRQVKMIAEPWDCGPGGYQVGNFPPGWVEWNDKFRDTVRAFWKGDDGQVADFASRMTASGEMFNQRGRRPYSSVNFITAHDGFTLNDLVSYNDKHNEANDENNQDGSNNNLSWNHGVEGPTDDPEINALRHRQMRNFFATLLLAQGTPMIVAGDEFARTQDGNNNAYCQDSEIGWVNWDLSEDGKALLKFVKRLIKLRLAYPILRRGRFLVGEYNEDIGVKDVTWLAPDATEMTTEHWHDAHNRCLGMLLDGRAQETGIRRKGADATLLLVVNAHHDIVNFTLPEVPEGSFWTCMVDTNQPSIRGQERFDFGHEYSVTGRSLLLFELHREEED; encoded by the coding sequence ATGACCCGTCCAAACAAAGCCGAGCCCGTCACGCACGCCGAACCTTCGAGAATCCGCGAAGGCCTGCCCTTCCCGCTCGGCGCGACCTGGGATGGCCTGGGGGTGAACTTTGCCCTGTTCTCCGCCAACGCCACCAAAGTCGAACTGTGCATCTTCGATGATGCCGGCGAGGTCGAACTCGAACGCATTGAACTGCCGGAATACACCGACGAGATTTACCACGGCTATTTGCCCGACGCGCACCCGGGGCTGATCTACGGCTACCGGGTTTACGGCGCATACGACCCGGCCAACGGTCATCGTTTCAACCACAACAAACTGCTCATCGACCCATATGCCAAACAACTCGTTGGTGAACTGAAATGGTCGGAAGCCCTGTTCGGCTACACCATCGGCCATCCCGACGCTGACCTCAGCTTCGACGAACGCGACAGCGCGCCTTTCGTGCCCAAGTGCAAAGTCATCGACCCGGCGCACACCTGGGGCAACGACCACCGCGTCAGCGTGCCATGGGACAAAACGATCATTTATGAGACCCACGTGCGCGGCATCAGCATGCGTCACCCGTCGGTGCCGGAGAATGTGCGTGGCACGTTCGCCGGGTTGATGGTCGATGACGTGCTCGAACACATCCGCAAACTGGGCGTGTCCACCGTCGAGTTGCTGCCGATCCATGCCTTCGTCAACGATCAGCATTTGCTGCACAAAGGCATGACCAACTACTGGGGCTACAACAGCATCGCCTTCTTCGCCCCGGACCCGCGTTACCTCGCCAGCGGCAAGATCGCCGAGTTCAAGGAGATGGTTGCGCACCTGCACGAGGCCAATCTGGAAGTGATCCTCGACGTGGTCTACAACCACACCGCCGAGGGCAACGAACAAGGCCCGACCCTGTCGATGCGCGGCATCGATAACGCCTCGTACTACCGATTGATGCCGGACGACAAGCGCTTCTACATCAATGATTCCGGCACCGGCAACACACTCGACTTGAGCCACCCGTGCGTACTGCAAATGGTCACCGACTCGCTGCGCTATTGGGCCACCGAGATGCACGTCGATGGTTTCCGCTTCGATCTGGCAACCATTCTCGGGCGTTATCACGACGGTTTCGACGAGCGTCACAGCTTCCTCGTCGCCTGCCGGCAGGACCCGGTGCTGCGCCAGGTGAAAATGATTGCCGAGCCGTGGGACTGCGGCCCCGGCGGCTACCAGGTCGGTAACTTCCCGCCGGGCTGGGTCGAATGGAACGACAAGTTTCGCGACACCGTGCGCGCCTTCTGGAAAGGCGATGACGGCCAGGTCGCCGACTTCGCCAGCCGCATGACTGCCTCGGGTGAGATGTTCAACCAGCGTGGACGGCGGCCGTATTCGTCGGTGAACTTCATCACTGCTCACGACGGTTTCACCCTCAACGATCTGGTGTCGTACAACGACAAGCACAACGAAGCCAACGACGAAAACAATCAGGACGGCAGCAACAATAATCTGTCGTGGAACCATGGTGTCGAAGGGCCGACCGACGATCCTGAAATCAACGCGCTGCGCCATCGGCAGATGCGCAACTTCTTCGCCACCCTGCTGCTCGCCCAGGGCACGCCGATGATTGTCGCTGGCGACGAATTCGCCCGGACTCAGGACGGCAACAACAACGCGTACTGCCAGGACAGCGAAATCGGTTGGGTCAACTGGGACCTGAGCGAGGACGGCAAAGCGCTGCTGAAATTCGTCAAACGCCTGATCAAGTTGCGTCTCGCCTACCCGATCCTGCGCCGTGGGCGTTTTCTGGTCGGCGAGTACAACGAGGACATCGGCGTCAAGGACGTGACCTGGCTCGCCCCCGACGCGACCGAGATGACTACCGAGCACTGGCATGACGCCCATAACCGTTGCCTGGGCATGCTGCTTGATGGCCGCGCACAGGAAACCGGGATTCGCCGCAAGGGCGCCGACGCGACCCTGCTGCTGGTGGTCAACGCCCATCACGACATCGTCAACTTCACCTTGCCGGAAGTTCCGGAAGGCAGCTTCTGGACATGCATGGTCGACACCAATCAGCCATCGATCCGCGGTCAGGAGCGCTTCGATTTCGGCCACGAATATTCGGTCACTGGCCGCTCGTTGCTGCTGTTTGAACTGCACCGCGAAGAAGAAGATTGA
- a CDS encoding acyl-CoA dehydrogenase family protein: protein MELQNYLARRPPDYANTVALGGCLRAMVEAGLDRLPLPGSGHTLERFRHLADVGGHDLGLCKLYEGHTDALAIIEQLGGSPTPGSTWGMWAAEPPQARVQVRPAGHMVALHGRKAWCSGAAVLSHALLTAWDADDQQQLVAVALDQPGVTITDQGWQAVGMAATGSVEVLFEGAEGQAIGNPGDYLQRPGFWQGGIGIAACWYGAARQIAEALRQHCAQREEPHALAHLGAVDAALQAAADVLRFSALHIDAHPENNAELLARRARAVVEQSAEQVIRDVGRALGAGPYCKDRHFARLIADLPVFLRQSHAERDLAALGQIVAAQPKEAWTL from the coding sequence ATGGAACTGCAGAACTATCTCGCTCGCCGGCCACCGGACTACGCCAACACCGTAGCGCTAGGCGGTTGCCTGCGGGCGATGGTCGAGGCCGGGCTGGATCGATTGCCGCTGCCGGGCAGTGGCCACACTCTGGAACGCTTTCGGCATCTGGCCGATGTCGGCGGACACGATCTGGGCTTGTGCAAACTCTACGAAGGTCACACCGACGCGCTGGCAATCATCGAGCAACTGGGTGGTTCGCCAACGCCCGGCAGCACCTGGGGCATGTGGGCCGCAGAACCGCCGCAGGCGCGAGTGCAAGTGCGTCCCGCCGGGCACATGGTGGCGCTGCACGGACGCAAGGCATGGTGTTCCGGCGCGGCGGTGCTCAGCCATGCGCTGCTCACCGCGTGGGATGCCGATGATCAGCAGCAACTGGTGGCGGTCGCACTCGATCAACCGGGCGTGACCATCACCGATCAAGGCTGGCAAGCCGTGGGCATGGCCGCCACCGGCAGTGTCGAAGTTTTGTTCGAGGGCGCCGAGGGTCAGGCCATCGGCAATCCCGGCGACTACCTGCAACGCCCGGGTTTCTGGCAAGGCGGGATCGGCATTGCCGCCTGCTGGTACGGCGCCGCGCGGCAGATTGCCGAGGCGCTGCGCCAACACTGCGCGCAACGCGAAGAGCCGCACGCCCTCGCCCATCTCGGCGCAGTCGATGCGGCATTGCAGGCGGCGGCCGATGTCTTGCGCTTCAGCGCGTTGCACATTGATGCGCATCCCGAAAACAACGCCGAACTGCTCGCCCGGCGCGCTCGCGCAGTGGTTGAACAGTCTGCCGAACAGGTGATCCGCGACGTCGGCCGCGCACTCGGTGCCGGTCCTTACTGCAAGGATCGACATTTCGCTCGCCTGATCGCCGACCTGCCGGTTTTCCTGCGCCAGAGCCACGCCGAACGCGACCTCGCGGCCCTCGGCCAAATCGTTGCCGCGCAACCGAAAGAGGCATGGACGCTATGA
- a CDS encoding PIG-L family deacetylase, which produces MNAVKKDNPIVGQGTSLHQWQGSRHLAQLQSVDILDLVPPGSRAVIIAPHPDDEVLGCGGLLQLLAAAGRPLQLISVTDGSASHPGSERWPVERLSVIRPQESAEALRRLGVPMHRLKWLRGGFSDTQVAAQEQELSEFIERHLRHDDVVFTTWCEDGHCDHEAVGRASAEAAQRVGATCHELPVWTWHWATPEDAVVPWQRARKILLSPAQVARKRHAVHAFASQLEGDPAAGLDPVLAPYVLDRLLQPFEVVFL; this is translated from the coding sequence ATGAACGCCGTCAAGAAAGATAATCCGATCGTCGGCCAAGGCACGTCCCTGCACCAATGGCAGGGCTCGCGGCATCTGGCGCAACTGCAAAGCGTCGACATTCTCGATCTGGTGCCGCCTGGCTCGCGAGCGGTGATCATCGCCCCGCACCCCGACGATGAAGTGCTCGGCTGCGGCGGTTTGCTGCAACTGCTCGCCGCTGCTGGCCGGCCGTTACAGCTGATTTCCGTGACTGACGGCAGCGCCAGTCATCCCGGTTCCGAGCGTTGGCCCGTCGAGCGCCTCAGCGTGATCCGTCCGCAGGAGTCCGCCGAAGCATTGCGCCGTCTCGGCGTGCCCATGCATCGCCTGAAATGGCTGCGCGGCGGCTTCAGCGATACACAAGTTGCCGCTCAAGAACAGGAGCTGAGCGAGTTCATCGAACGCCATCTGCGCCACGACGATGTGGTCTTCACCACGTGGTGCGAGGACGGCCATTGCGATCACGAAGCAGTTGGCCGCGCCAGTGCCGAGGCGGCGCAGAGAGTCGGTGCAACGTGCCATGAATTGCCTGTGTGGACGTGGCATTGGGCAACCCCGGAAGACGCCGTTGTGCCGTGGCAACGGGCGCGCAAGATTCTCCTGTCGCCCGCACAGGTGGCGCGCAAACGCCATGCGGTTCACGCCTTCGCCAGTCAACTGGAAGGCGATCCGGCAGCGGGGCTTGATCCGGTGCTGGCGCCGTACGTGCTGGATCGCCTGCTGCAACCCTTCGAAGTGGTGTTCCTATGA
- a CDS encoding SAM-dependent methyltransferase: protein MSVEDRYFDGLFAGNDDPWAFRERWYEQRKRAITLAALPRPHYRSIFEAGCANGELSAELATRCDRLLCCDTASAAVKLATTRLSLFDHALVRQSRLPGHWPEEKFDLIVFSEIGYYLDGKDLTDVIHRISDSLTADGQLLACHWRPPIDGCPLNARQVHDLIHEHLKLPLLVLHQEADFILEVWSREPRSVAALEGLR, encoded by the coding sequence ATGAGCGTCGAGGATCGTTACTTCGACGGCCTGTTCGCCGGCAACGACGACCCGTGGGCCTTTCGCGAGCGCTGGTACGAGCAACGCAAACGCGCAATCACCCTCGCCGCGTTGCCACGCCCGCACTATCGCTCGATTTTCGAAGCGGGCTGCGCCAACGGCGAATTGAGCGCCGAACTGGCCACGCGTTGCGACCGCTTGCTGTGCTGTGACACGGCGAGCGCCGCGGTCAAACTGGCGACCACCCGATTGAGCCTGTTTGATCACGCGCTGGTGCGGCAAAGTCGCTTGCCGGGTCACTGGCCGGAGGAGAAATTCGACCTGATTGTATTTAGCGAGATCGGCTACTACCTCGATGGCAAGGATCTGACAGACGTGATCCACCGGATCAGTGATTCCCTGACGGCCGACGGGCAATTGCTCGCCTGCCATTGGCGTCCGCCCATTGATGGCTGCCCGCTGAACGCACGGCAGGTGCACGACCTGATCCATGAGCATTTGAAGCTGCCGCTTCTGGTCCTGCACCAGGAAGCGGATTTCATCCTCGAAGTCTGGAGTCGTGAGCCACGCTCCGTGGCCGCCCTGGAGGGTTTGCGATGA
- a CDS encoding glycosyltransferase codes for MIGILIPAHNEEDLLDECLSAAMRASRHGLLAGERVEVLVVLDSCTDRSAQIVASYPVLSLHIDARNVGQARAAGAQVLLERGARWISCSDADSRVADDWLVAQLGLGADAVCGTVTVERWHESFDEAAQIRYHRHYRACDGHRHIHGANLGISADAYRWAGGFKPLACDEDVQLVRELELVGANIAWSHRPQVHTSARFDSRARGGFGDYLRELAQIEQKNTDQIDL; via the coding sequence ATGATTGGCATTCTGATCCCGGCGCACAACGAAGAGGACTTGCTCGATGAGTGCCTGAGCGCGGCAATGCGCGCGAGCCGCCACGGTTTACTCGCCGGCGAGCGGGTTGAAGTGCTGGTGGTGCTCGACAGCTGCACCGACCGCTCGGCGCAGATTGTTGCCAGCTACCCGGTGCTGAGCCTGCACATTGACGCCCGCAATGTCGGTCAGGCCCGTGCTGCGGGCGCCCAGGTGCTGCTGGAACGCGGCGCCCGCTGGATTTCCTGCTCGGACGCCGACAGCCGCGTCGCCGATGACTGGCTGGTTGCCCAGCTCGGATTGGGCGCAGACGCGGTGTGCGGCACTGTCACGGTCGAACGCTGGCATGAGTCATTCGATGAGGCAGCGCAAATCCGCTACCACCGTCACTACCGCGCCTGCGATGGCCATCGGCATATCCACGGCGCCAATCTGGGTATCAGCGCCGATGCCTATCGTTGGGCCGGAGGCTTTAAACCGCTGGCCTGCGACGAAGATGTGCAACTGGTGCGCGAGCTGGAACTGGTCGGCGCCAACATCGCCTGGAGTCATCGCCCGCAAGTCCACACCAGCGCTCGATTCGACAGCCGCGCGCGAGGCGGATTTGGCGACTATTTGCGAGAATTAGCACAGATAGAGCAAAAAAATACGGATCAGATTGATCTGTGA